From the Salvelinus fontinalis isolate EN_2023a chromosome 35, ASM2944872v1, whole genome shotgun sequence genome, one window contains:
- the LOC129834221 gene encoding prothrombin-like, protein MGRIPATLIFILLFSSTLQITLCENVFLNSKEASQVFIRAKRANSFLEELKPGNLERECIEEICDHEEAREVFEKPDKTKAFWGSYLACKGTSLLRDKDNIKTLRGCIDASGECSVGNGVNYNGTIFTTSSGKTCQYWSSNFPHRITEFNSFLDETLYENYCRNPDKTPEGPWCFTRDPTVRREQCIVPKCGEPWVPPKVSATVDGKAKYTKKDCLANNGLDYTGDLSVTMNGKKCLHWASPKALALSKGKNFIPEVKLVTNHCRNPDGDMEGPWCYVDQHGNTTVDYCDLEMCDDPIDNYEEAAGGRERTTLSGPRQSFFSPRSFGSGEMVCGERPMFEKISKKDGREQELIDSYQGGRIVKGIDAEVASAPWQVMLYKKSPQELLCGASLISDEWILTAAHCILYPPWNKNFTINDILVRLGKHNRAKFEKGTEKIVAIDEIIVHPKYNWKENLNRDIALLHMRRPITFTDEIHPVCLPTKQVAKTLMFAGYKGRVTGWGNLYETWSSSPKSLPTVLQQIHLPIVEQDICRDSTSIRITDNMFCAGFKPEEQKTGDACEGDSGGPFVMKNPDDNRWYQIGIVSWGEGCDRDGKYGFYTHLFRMRRWMKKVIDKTGGDDDD, encoded by the exons ATGGGTCGAATACCTGCAACTCTCATTTTCATTCTACTATTTTCTTCTACTCTTCAGATCACCCTTTGTGAAAATG TATTTCTTAACAGCAAGGAGGCCTCACAGGTTTTTATCCGTGCTAAACGGGCAAATTCCTTCCTTGAGGAGTTGAAACCTGGGAACTTGGAACGGGAGTGCATCGAGGAGATCTGTGACCATGAAGAAGCCCGTGAAGTCTTTGAGAAGCCTGACAAGACG AAGGCCTTTTGGGGCAGCTATTTGG CTTGCAAAGGCACTTCACTGCTGAGAGACAAGGACAATATAAAAACATTGAGAGGGTGTATTGATGCCAGTG GAGAGTGCTCAGTGGGCAATGGTGTGAACTACAACGGTACCATCTTCACTACTTCCTCAGGAAAAACATGCCAGTACTGGTCCAGTAACTTCCCACACAGAATTAC GGAGTTCAATAGTTTCCTGGATGAGACCCTGTATGAGAACTATTGCAGGAACCCAGACAAAACTCCTGAAGGACCTTGGTGCTTCACCAGGGATCCCACAGTCAGGAGAGAGCAATGCATCGTCCCAAAATGTG GTGAGCCTTGGGTACCCCCAAAAGTATCTGCTACAGTAGATGGGAAAGCCAAGTACACCAAGAAGGACTGCCTGGCCAACAATGGCTTGGATTATACAGGTGATCTCTCAGTTACCATGAATGGCAAAAAGTGTCTGCATTGGGCCTCCCCAAAGGCATTGGCACTCAGCAAAGGAAAGAATTTCATCCCAGAGGTCAAACTTGTGACGAACCACTGTAGAAACCCTGACGGAGATATGGAGGGACCCTGGTGCTATGTGGACCAGCATGGAAATACCACTGTGGACTACTGTGACCTTGAGATGTGTG ATGACCCAATAGATAACTATGAGGAGGCGGCCGGTGGAAGGGAAAGGACAACACTCTCTGGGCCCAGACAATCCTTCTTCAGCCCTCGGAGCTTTGGCAGTGGAGAGATGG TGTGTGGAGAGCGACCCATGTTTGAGAAGATAAGTAAGAAGGACGGTAGAGAGCAAGAACTGATTGACTCCTACCAAGGAGGCCGTATTGTTAAAGGGATTGACGCAGAAGTGGCCAGTGCACCATG GCAGGTGATGTTGTACAAGAAAAGCCCACAGGAGCTGCTGTGTGGGGCCAGTCTAATCAGTGATGAGTGGATCCTCACTGCAGCCCACTGCATCCTCTACCCACCATGGAACAAGAACTTCACCATCAATGACATCCTGGTCCGCCTTGGTAAACATAACAGAGCTAA GTTTGAGAAGGGCACAGAGAAGATTGTGGCCATTGATGAGATAATTGTCCACCCCAAGTACAACTGGAAGGAGAACCTGAACCGGGACATTGCTCTGCTGCACATGAGGAGGCCCATTACTTTCACCGATGAGATTCATCCTGTCTGTCTACCAACCAAGCAGGTTGCTAAGAC ACTGATGTTTGCTGGTTATAAAGGCCGTGTGACAGGCTGGGGGAACCTATATGAGACATGGAGTTCCTCCCCCAAGTCTCTACCCACAGTTCTCCAGCAGATCCATCTACCCATCGTTGAACAGGATATCTGCAGAGACTCTACCTCTATCCGCATCACTGACAACATGTTCTGTGCTG GCTTCAAACCAGAGGAACAGAAAACTGGTGACGCTTGTGAAGGGGACAGCGGTGGTCCCTTTGTCATGAAG AACCCAGATGACAACCGTTGGTACCAGATAGGCATTGTGTCCTGGGGAGAAGGATGTGACAGGGATGGCAAATATGGATTCTACACCCATCTTTTCCGTATGAGAAGGTGGATGAAGAAAGTTATTGACAAAACAGGCGGCGATGACGACGATTGA
- the LOC129834224 gene encoding rho GTPase-activating protein 1-like codes for MSSDLLVDLNDDLGVDDPPSNALDQLKLSPMGDKLWPPDDSRMSKSETDISKRLGEGSHLSWDHPYYDIARHQIVEVAGDDNFGRKVIVFNACRMPPHHELDHHKLLMYLKATLDQYVESDYTLIYFHNGLTSENKPSLSWLRDAYREFDRKYKKNIKALYIVHPTMFIKTLLILFKPLISFKFGQKINYINYLSELEDVVKCEQLVIPTRVRVYDEKIRASLKPSVQAQMSPPRSPPLPNQQFGVSLPMLRARSSDNEAVPLVMRDTVAFLMDQGLEIEGIFRRSANVTLVKDVQHRYNSGEELSFSQMEDVHLAAVILKTFLRELPEPLLTYQLYNDIVNFHNVDSSAKVTAIRNMLAMLPEENYASLKFLIEFLVQVSAQSEINKMNNTNLAVVFGPNLLWGQDAAMTLSAIGPINNFTRTLLDQHDKVFSP; via the exons ATGTCTTCAGACCTTCTGGTTGACCTCAATGATGACCTTGGAGTAGATGATCCTCCCAGCAATGCCCTGGACCAGCTCAAACTGTCTCCAATGGGGGACAAGCTGTGGCCCCCAGATGACTCCAGGATGAGCAAGTCTG AGACGGACATATCCAAGCGGTTGGGGGAGGGGTCACACCTatcctgggaccacccatactATGATATTGCCAGGCATCAGATTGTCGAAGTAGCAG GTGATGATAACTTTGGCAGGAAGGTGATTGTCTTCAACGCCTGTCGGATGCCCCCCCACCACGAACTGGACCACCACAAGCTACTGAT GTATCTGAAGGCTACCCTAGACCAGTATGTTGAGAGCGACTACACCCTCATCTACTTCCATAATGGCCTCACCAGTGAGAACAAGCCATCTCTCAGCTGGCTGAGAGACGCCTACAGAGAATTTGACCGGAA GTACAAGAAGAACatcaaggcactgtacattgtcCACCCCACCATGTTCATCAAGACTCTTCTCATCCTCTTCAAGCCTCTCATCAG CTTCAAATTTGGACAAAAGATCAACTACATCAACTACCTGAGTGAACTGGAGGATGTTGTTAAGTGTGAGCAGCTAGTGATACCCACCCGGGTGCGAGT GTATGATGAAAAAATCAGAGCCTCACTAAAACCATCAGTTCAGGCCCAGATGTCCCCCCCCCGCAGTCCACCACTACCCAATCAACAGTTTGGAGTCTCCTTGCCAAT GCTAAGAGCGAGAAGCTCAGACAACGAAGCAGTTCCATTGGTGATGCGAGACACCGTGGCCTTCTTAATGGATCAAG GTCTTGAAATTGAGGGGATATTCCGGCGGTCAGCCAACGTGACGCTCGTCAAGGATGTTCAGCACAGATATAACTCAG GTGAGGAGTTGAGTTTTTCCCAGATGGAGGACGTTCACCTGGCAGCTGTCATCCTCAAGACATTCCTCAGAGAACTACCAGAGCCCCTCCTTACATACCAGCTCTACAATGACATTGTCAACTTTCACA ATGTTGACAGCAGTGCCAAAGTGACTGCGATCCGGAACATGCTGGCAATGCTCCCTGAGGAGAACTATGCTTCCCTGAAGTTCCTCATTGAGTTCCTGGTGCAG GTGTCCGCACAGAGTGAGATCAACAAGATGAACAACACCAACCTGGCAGTGGTGTTTGGACCCAACCTGCTATGGGGACAAGACGCTGCCATGACACTCAGTGCCATCGGCCCCATCAATAACTTCACCAGAACTCTGTTGGACCAACACGACAAGGTCTTTTCCCCCTAA